In the genome of Staphylococcus durrellii, one region contains:
- a CDS encoding lipoate--protein ligase family protein: MDLANKYFNGIDWRYIDHSSGLEPMQSFAFDDTFCEGVGREESNNVVRTWIHQHVVILGIHDSRLPFLRDGIRYLTDEQGYNAIVRNSGGLGVVLDQGILNISLIFKGKTETAIDEAFSVMYLLVAKMFEDEDVEIETHEIERSYCPGKFDLSINGKKFAGISQRRVRGGIAVQVYLCVEGSGAERAQMMKSFYDRAKQGQETKFAYPDIEPSCMASLATLLGREITVQDVMFQLLYALKDLGGRLNMEPITHLEWSRYEGYFEKMIARNEKINNSMKK; encoded by the coding sequence ATGGATTTAGCTAACAAATATTTCAATGGCATAGACTGGCGTTATATTGATCATTCTTCAGGTTTAGAACCAATGCAATCATTCGCTTTTGATGATACATTTTGTGAAGGTGTAGGAAGAGAAGAATCAAATAACGTCGTGCGTACTTGGATACATCAACACGTTGTTATTTTAGGTATCCATGATTCCCGATTGCCTTTTTTAAGAGATGGCATACGCTATTTAACGGATGAGCAGGGTTATAATGCCATAGTGAGAAACTCTGGTGGTCTTGGCGTCGTTTTAGATCAAGGTATTCTAAATATTTCTTTAATATTTAAAGGGAAGACGGAAACTGCGATCGATGAGGCTTTTTCTGTCATGTACTTACTCGTCGCTAAAATGTTTGAAGATGAAGATGTTGAAATTGAAACGCATGAAATTGAACGTTCATACTGCCCGGGTAAGTTTGATTTAAGTATCAACGGCAAAAAATTTGCTGGTATATCTCAAAGACGTGTGCGAGGTGGCATAGCAGTTCAAGTATATTTATGTGTTGAAGGTTCTGGTGCTGAACGTGCTCAAATGATGAAATCTTTTTATGATAGAGCTAAACAAGGTCAAGAAACTAAATTTGCGTATCCTGATATTGAACCTAGTTGCATGGCTTCTTTAGCAACATTGTTAGGTAGAGAAATAACGGTACAAGATGTTATGTTTCAGCTTTTATATGCGTTAAAAGATTTAGGTGGTCGTTTAAATATGGAACCTATAACACACCTTGAGTGGTCACGTTATGAAGGTTATTTTGAAAAGATGATTGCACGAAATGAAAAAATTAATAATTCAATGAAAAAATAA
- the thiD gene encoding bifunctional hydroxymethylpyrimidine kinase/phosphomethylpyrimidine kinase, whose product MALKKTLTIAGSDTSAGAGMQADLKTFQELQTYGIVALTSIVTMDKATWSHDVTPIPFDVFEKQLETAISIGPDAVKTGMLGTEEVIKRAGEAFEESGADYFVVDPVMVCKGEDEVLNPGNTDAMIKYLLPKATVVTPNLFEAGQLSNLGKLTTIEDMKKAAKIIHEQGASHVIIKGGKALDQEKSYDLYFDGQNYYQLTTDMFQQSYNHGAGCTFAAATTAYLANGKSPKEAVIAAKAFVASAIKNGWKMNDFVGPVDHGAFNRVEQIDVEVTEV is encoded by the coding sequence ATGGCATTAAAAAAAACTTTAACGATTGCCGGTTCTGACACTAGTGCTGGCGCTGGAATGCAAGCTGACTTAAAAACTTTTCAAGAGTTACAAACTTATGGCATTGTAGCTTTAACTTCAATTGTAACGATGGATAAAGCAACGTGGTCTCACGATGTAACGCCAATTCCATTTGACGTTTTTGAAAAACAATTGGAAACAGCAATTTCTATCGGGCCTGATGCAGTCAAAACAGGTATGCTAGGTACTGAAGAAGTTATCAAACGTGCCGGGGAAGCATTTGAAGAGTCAGGTGCAGATTATTTTGTCGTAGACCCTGTTATGGTTTGTAAAGGGGAAGATGAAGTATTAAACCCAGGTAATACAGATGCAATGATTAAATATCTTTTACCGAAAGCAACTGTTGTAACACCAAATTTATTTGAAGCAGGTCAATTATCTAATTTGGGTAAATTAACTACGATAGAAGATATGAAAAAAGCTGCTAAAATCATTCATGAACAAGGTGCTAGTCATGTAATTATTAAAGGCGGTAAAGCATTAGATCAAGAAAAATCATACGATTTATATTTCGATGGTCAAAATTACTATCAATTAACTACAGACATGTTCCAACAAAGTTACAACCATGGTGCGGGCTGTACTTTCGCTGCGGCTACTACTGCTTATTTAGCTAATGGCAAATCACCTAAAGAAGCTGTTATTGCTGCCAAAGCGTTCGTTGCTTCAGCTATTAAAAATGGTTGGAAAATGAATGACTTTGTTGGTCCAGTGGATCATGGTGCATTTAATCGCGTAGAACAAATAGACGTAGAAGTAACAGAAGTTTAA
- a CDS encoding DUF5327 family protein, with the protein MDKDKIIELIEHELVQADEAQSDADFEKHMYAIHTLTSLYTNGSSNTRKTRDNTYNVASSFKKTVHNSNSSDKSTDISAEELQAMGAKVPSSLQQQSSVQNSTQSSKLTTDDNIGNGDSIFDF; encoded by the coding sequence ATGGATAAAGATAAAATTATCGAATTAATCGAACATGAACTTGTACAAGCTGATGAAGCACAAAGTGATGCTGATTTTGAAAAACACATGTATGCCATTCATACATTAACTTCACTTTATACTAATGGTTCAAGTAATACTAGAAAAACAAGAGACAATACATATAATGTAGCGTCTTCATTTAAGAAAACAGTTCATAATTCAAATAGTAGCGATAAATCAACGGATATAAGTGCGGAAGAGCTTCAAGCAATGGGGGCAAAAGTGCCTTCATCATTGCAACAACAATCATCTGTTCAAAATAGCACGCAAAGTTCTAAATTAACAACAGATGATAATATAGGTAATGGCGATTCAATTTTTGATTTTTAA
- a CDS encoding choloylglycine hydrolase family protein, which translates to MCTGLSFFSNNNYHYLARTMDFAFEFNGIPISVPRNYNYQFDLEPVSKLSYGFLGTGVKVGRYRFGDGINEHGLAVSNHYFTGEATYSVDKREGYFNLAPEEFIVWVLAYVKDIADLKYKMKRLNIVNIKNPTLNVVPPLHFLITDNQGNTVTVEPHDGLLVVKDNHVNVMTNMPNLEWQIENLRNYAFLTPEKSTQKIMGKVLIRPLGVEAGTNGLPGGYTSSERFVRAAYLRNHMVDANDETLNLTNCFKILDAVSIPKGAVLDSGETHYTQYQLIMESKTRSYYIKPYYSSDIFQVTLNDKLLNADDLTYFSLNNKFSTVHLNS; encoded by the coding sequence ATGTGTACAGGGCTTTCATTCTTTAGCAATAACAACTATCATTATTTAGCGCGAACAATGGACTTCGCTTTTGAATTTAATGGGATACCTATAAGTGTCCCCCGTAATTATAATTATCAGTTTGACTTAGAACCCGTTTCAAAACTAAGTTATGGCTTTTTAGGTACAGGTGTAAAAGTAGGTAGATATCGTTTTGGTGACGGTATTAATGAACATGGCCTTGCCGTATCCAATCATTATTTTACCGGAGAAGCTACATATTCAGTTGACAAAAGAGAAGGATATTTTAATTTAGCACCTGAAGAATTTATCGTATGGGTACTTGCTTATGTAAAAGATATTGCTGATTTAAAATATAAAATGAAACGACTAAATATAGTTAATATTAAAAATCCAACTTTAAACGTCGTTCCTCCCCTACATTTTCTCATTACTGATAATCAAGGTAATACCGTTACTGTTGAACCGCATGATGGTTTGCTCGTAGTAAAAGACAATCATGTAAATGTAATGACGAACATGCCAAACTTAGAGTGGCAAATTGAGAACTTACGTAATTATGCCTTTTTAACACCTGAAAAAAGCACTCAGAAAATCATGGGCAAAGTACTTATACGACCTTTAGGCGTCGAAGCAGGTACCAATGGTTTGCCAGGTGGATATACTTCTTCCGAACGGTTTGTTCGTGCAGCTTATTTACGTAATCATATGGTTGATGCTAATGACGAAACATTAAATCTAACGAATTGCTTTAAAATTCTCGATGCCGTTAGTATTCCTAAAGGTGCCGTATTAGATTCAGGAGAAACGCATTACACACAATATCAATTAATTATGGAAAGCAAAACACGTTCTTACTATATTAAGCCTTATTATAGTAGCGATATATTTCAAGTGACTTTAAATGATAAATTATTAAATGCTGATGATTTAACTTATTTTTCACTTAACAATAAATTTTCAACTGTCCATTTAAATTCATAG
- a CDS encoding threonine/serine exporter family protein, producing the protein MTTINQSTEDSNEKLIKDVIVLAGRILLESGAEGTRVEDTMTRIANSLGYLESNSFVTNTVINFMLHNESNPRIFRIKSRDTNLFRISRTNDVSRKITKNEIPLEEAYKELEKIYHEQSINHDLIYKFIAASVISVSFLYLQGGHLVDIFTALFAGAFGYIVVEILDRKLHTHFIPEFLGAIVIALFAVLGNYLFPGGSIETIIIASVMPIVPGVLITNAIQDLFGGHMLMFTTKSLEALVTAFGIGAGVGTILIIL; encoded by the coding sequence ATGACAACAATAAATCAATCAACTGAAGATTCCAATGAAAAATTAATTAAAGATGTTATTGTGTTAGCTGGCCGTATTCTACTAGAGTCAGGTGCAGAAGGTACGAGAGTAGAAGACACTATGACGCGTATAGCTAACTCCCTTGGTTACTTAGAAAGTAATAGTTTCGTAACTAATACCGTTATCAATTTTATGTTACATAATGAATCTAATCCAAGAATCTTTAGAATTAAATCACGCGATACAAATTTGTTTCGTATTTCTCGTACAAATGATGTGTCTAGAAAAATTACTAAAAATGAAATACCTCTAGAAGAAGCATACAAAGAATTAGAAAAAATTTATCATGAACAAAGTATTAACCATGATTTAATTTATAAATTCATTGCAGCTAGTGTCATATCTGTGAGCTTTTTATATTTACAGGGGGGACATTTAGTAGATATTTTCACAGCATTATTTGCGGGTGCATTTGGTTATATCGTTGTAGAAATATTAGATCGCAAATTACATACACATTTTATCCCTGAGTTTCTCGGTGCGATCGTGATTGCTTTATTTGCCGTCTTAGGTAACTATTTATTTCCTGGCGGCTCTATAGAAACCATTATTATCGCTTCTGTCATGCCTATTGTGCCAGGCGTATTAATAACAAATGCTATTCAAGACTTATTTGGTGGACATATGTTAATGTTCACTACCAAATCTCTTGAAGCACTCGTAACTGCTTTTGGCATAGGTGCTGGTGTTGGAACTATTTTAATCATACTTTAG
- the pta gene encoding phosphate acetyltransferase, translating to MMSLLDVLQQKLSGKNVRIVLPEGEDERVLAAAVQLQESDLVSPVLLGNETNVKALANDKNLDITNLEIIDPATSELRSELVTAFVERRKGKATEEQAQEMLNDVNYFGTMLVYTGKAEGLVSGAAHSTGDTVRPALQIIKTKPGVSKTSGIFFMIKDDKQYIFGDCAINPTLEAQDLAEIAVESAKSAQSFGMSPRVAMLSFSTKGSAKSDDVEKVSTAVELAQQKIKEDNLTNVIVDGEFQFDAAIVPDVAKKKAPDAQIQGDANVFVFPSLEAGNIGYKIAQRLGGYDAVGPVLQGLNSPVNDLSRGCSTEDVYNLSIITAAQSLQ from the coding sequence ATTATGTCTTTATTAGATGTATTACAACAAAAACTTTCAGGGAAAAATGTAAGGATCGTCTTACCTGAAGGTGAAGATGAAAGAGTGTTAGCAGCGGCTGTTCAATTACAAGAAAGTGATTTAGTTTCACCCGTATTACTAGGAAATGAAACTAACGTAAAAGCTTTAGCAAATGACAAAAACTTAGACATTACAAACTTAGAAATTATCGATCCTGCTACAAGCGAATTACGTAGCGAATTAGTAACTGCTTTCGTAGAACGCCGTAAAGGTAAGGCTACTGAAGAACAAGCACAAGAAATGTTAAACGATGTAAACTACTTCGGTACGATGCTTGTTTATACTGGTAAAGCTGAAGGACTTGTCAGTGGTGCTGCACATTCAACAGGTGACACTGTACGTCCAGCCTTACAAATTATTAAAACAAAACCTGGCGTATCTAAAACTTCAGGTATTTTCTTTATGATTAAAGACGACAAACAATATATTTTCGGAGACTGCGCAATCAATCCTACACTAGAGGCTCAGGACTTAGCAGAAATTGCTGTCGAAAGTGCGAAATCTGCACAATCATTTGGCATGTCTCCTCGTGTAGCAATGTTAAGTTTTTCTACAAAGGGTTCGGCTAAATCAGATGATGTAGAAAAAGTTTCAACAGCTGTAGAATTAGCGCAACAAAAAATTAAAGAAGATAACCTAACAAACGTAATAGTTGATGGAGAGTTTCAATTTGACGCGGCCATTGTACCAGATGTAGCTAAGAAAAAAGCACCAGATGCACAAATACAAGGTGACGCAAACGTATTCGTATTCCCAAGTTTAGAAGCAGGTAATATTGGTTATAAAATTGCACAACGTTTAGGTGGTTATGATGCAGTAGGGCCAGTACTTCAAGGGCTTAACTCACCGGTAAATGACTTATCACGTGGTTGTTCAACAGAAGACGTTTATAACCTTTCAATTATTACTGCGGCTCAATCATTACAATAA
- a CDS encoding MarR family winged helix-turn-helix transcriptional regulator, whose product MNKEEKLMSEMRRLYQKIEWLNKPQMQRELAGYTATEVHCVQAIQKIDDPNVQKLSQELYMTRGAISKLMKKLLAKSLIASYQRDDNKKEIYYKLTDKGYKIFATHERLHAQFQERDHKVFENIKDEHYDAMLSFIEQYSEHLEEEILKQKTSDK is encoded by the coding sequence ATGAATAAAGAAGAAAAGCTCATGAGTGAAATGAGAAGACTTTATCAAAAAATAGAGTGGTTGAATAAACCACAAATGCAAAGAGAACTTGCTGGTTATACTGCGACCGAGGTTCACTGTGTACAAGCTATACAAAAAATTGATGATCCCAATGTACAAAAGCTATCACAAGAATTATATATGACACGTGGTGCAATAAGTAAATTAATGAAGAAGTTACTTGCGAAAAGTTTGATTGCAAGTTATCAACGAGATGATAATAAAAAGGAAATTTATTACAAGTTGACGGACAAAGGGTATAAGATATTTGCTACCCATGAACGATTGCATGCCCAGTTTCAAGAAAGGGATCATAAGGTGTTTGAAAATATCAAAGATGAACATTATGACGCCATGTTGTCATTTATTGAACAATATTCGGAGCATCTTGAAGAAGAAATATTAAAGCAAAAAACTTCCGATAAATAA
- a CDS encoding uracil-DNA glycosylase — protein sequence MEWSEVFHDITNRHDFKEMHDFLEQEYSTKIVYPDKENIYQAFDLTPFDNVKVVILGQDPYHGPNQAHGLAFSVQPNAKFPPSLRNMYQELEDDIGCVRTSPHLQDWAREGVLLLNTVLTVRQGEAHSHKEIGWETFTDEVIQTVSQNLSNVVFILWGKPAQQKIKLIDTSKHFIIKAPHPSPLSAYRGFFGSKPYSKANDYLKSKGIQPINWCEGERKDNG from the coding sequence ATGGAATGGTCAGAAGTGTTCCACGATATAACTAATCGTCATGATTTCAAAGAAATGCACGACTTTTTAGAACAAGAATATTCAACTAAAATTGTTTATCCCGATAAAGAAAATATTTATCAAGCTTTTGATTTAACGCCTTTTGATAATGTTAAGGTAGTAATATTGGGTCAGGATCCATATCATGGTCCAAATCAAGCCCATGGATTGGCGTTTTCAGTACAACCAAATGCAAAATTCCCACCTTCTTTAAGAAATATGTATCAAGAATTAGAAGATGATATTGGTTGTGTAAGAACTTCTCCACATTTACAAGATTGGGCTCGAGAAGGTGTGCTATTGTTAAACACTGTACTTACGGTACGGCAAGGGGAAGCACATTCTCATAAAGAGATAGGTTGGGAAACTTTTACTGATGAAGTTATACAAACTGTATCTCAAAATTTATCTAATGTTGTGTTTATTTTATGGGGAAAACCTGCGCAACAAAAAATAAAATTAATAGATACTAGTAAACATTTCATCATTAAAGCACCGCATCCAAGCCCACTATCTGCTTATAGAGGCTTCTTTGGTTCGAAGCCATACTCTAAAGCCAATGACTATTTGAAATCTAAAGGAATTCAACCGATAAACTGGTGTGAAGGTGAGCGAAAAGACAATGGATAA
- a CDS encoding APC family permease: MSNKNVNVDRGDLKQNLSEKFVWAIAYGSCIGWGAFILPGDWIGQSGPIAAAIGITIGALLMILIAISYGALVERFPVSGGAFAFSFLGFGRYVSFFSSWFLTFGYICVVALNATAFSLLIKFLMPNILETGKLYTIAGWDVYITEIIIASVLLLVFMFIAIKGASVSGSLQYYFCVAMVITILLLFFGSFFGHNFAFDNLQPIASKSKGWFTSIIMIVAVAPWAYVGFDNIPQTAEEFDFSPNKTFKLIVYSLLASAFTYVIMILYTGWLSTSSKSLNGNLWLTGAETQEAFGYIGLAVLAIAIMMGIFTGLNGFLMSSSRLLFSMGRSGIMPSIFSKLHKKYKTPYVAIIFLVSITLIAPWLGRTALTWIVDMSSTGVSIAYLITCLSAVKLFSYKKSSNTYGPIYKTFAILGTIVAFIFLLLLLVPGSPATLSLPSYIALGGWTIIGLIFFIVRYPKLKRMNNDYLSQMILNRTDAEVETILHEDDKK; encoded by the coding sequence ATGAGTAATAAAAATGTAAATGTGGATAGGGGAGATTTGAAACAAAATCTCTCTGAAAAATTTGTTTGGGCCATTGCATATGGTTCATGTATAGGTTGGGGTGCGTTTATTTTACCCGGCGATTGGATTGGACAATCTGGACCGATTGCAGCAGCAATTGGTATTACAATAGGCGCACTATTAATGATTTTGATCGCCATTAGTTATGGTGCTTTAGTAGAACGTTTTCCGGTTTCTGGTGGTGCTTTCGCATTCAGTTTCTTAGGATTTGGGAGGTATGTGAGCTTTTTCTCATCATGGTTTTTAACATTTGGATATATTTGTGTTGTAGCTTTAAACGCTACGGCATTTAGTTTACTAATAAAGTTCTTAATGCCTAACATCTTAGAAACTGGTAAGTTATATACGATTGCTGGTTGGGATGTTTACATTACAGAAATAATTATCGCGTCAGTATTGCTTTTAGTATTTATGTTTATAGCAATTAAGGGTGCTAGCGTGTCTGGCTCATTACAATATTATTTCTGTGTGGCAATGGTTATAACAATATTACTATTATTTTTCGGTTCATTTTTCGGTCATAACTTTGCTTTTGATAACCTTCAACCTATAGCAAGTAAATCTAAGGGATGGTTTACATCTATTATTATGATTGTAGCCGTAGCACCATGGGCATATGTCGGGTTTGATAACATTCCTCAAACTGCGGAAGAATTTGATTTTTCACCAAATAAAACTTTTAAACTTATTGTTTATAGTTTATTAGCTTCTGCTTTTACGTATGTCATTATGATATTATATACAGGTTGGTTAAGTACAAGTTCTAAAAGTTTAAATGGTAACTTGTGGTTAACTGGTGCTGAAACACAAGAAGCTTTTGGTTATATAGGCTTGGCAGTATTAGCCATCGCAATTATGATGGGGATATTCACTGGCTTAAACGGCTTTTTAATGAGCTCAAGCAGATTGCTATTTTCAATGGGCCGTTCAGGTATTATGCCTTCAATTTTTAGTAAATTGCATAAAAAATATAAGACACCGTATGTGGCGATTATATTTTTAGTCTCAATTACTTTAATAGCACCTTGGTTAGGCCGTACTGCATTAACATGGATCGTCGATATGTCTTCGACAGGCGTATCAATCGCATATTTAATAACATGTTTATCAGCTGTTAAGCTTTTTAGTTACAAAAAAAGTAGTAATACTTATGGCCCTATATACAAAACCTTTGCTATATTAGGTACTATCGTAGCATTTATATTTTTACTATTATTATTGGTGCCAGGTTCACCAGCAACTCTATCATTGCCTTCATATATCGCATTAGGTGGTTGGACTATAATTGGATTAATTTTCTTTATCGTTCGTTATCCTAAATTGAAACGTATGAATAATGATTATTTAAGTCAAATGATATTAAATCGTACAGATGCTGAAGTTGAAACAATATTGCATGAAGATGATAAAAAATAA
- a CDS encoding MDR family MFS transporter codes for MKQENQNKIPQHILIAAWSIALGAIAPMLDSTMVNIAIKQLSATFHTTLSVLQWAITGYILALTLAVPISGWLMNKFNGKRVFINAVITFGVISLCVGLSNSVTMFIVFRIIQGFSAGIITTLMSTLLVKVAGEAYLGRVIAIVTTPMILGPILGPVLGGVLIQLATWQWLFFINVIVTLIALPLMMKNLPEFEPFKKHRELDIVGLIILAILTVTIIYGVTCAAQYNTFSNNSTERFVTIGIIMFIIYVFYDRFSKRSTVLPIELFKTRNFAASSAGLLLANMAILGPMIILPLFFQTFKHYTEIQAAIALIPQGVGMLITRPFIGKATDKYGAKCVLIISILLSLIGSVPLIFISNHTPMIWILLTLFIRGLCVGGIMLPFTSNAYKGLKEEQLPEAGVGVNIIEQLGTTFGTAIIATIVASQANHIHTTTNHSIIGYHWSFLLSAILVFCLIIPSIFIKTSANN; via the coding sequence ATGAAACAAGAGAATCAAAATAAAATACCACAACATATACTAATTGCAGCGTGGTCTATAGCATTAGGTGCAATAGCACCTATGTTAGACTCAACAATGGTTAACATTGCGATAAAACAATTATCAGCAACATTTCATACGACTTTAAGCGTTTTACAGTGGGCAATTACAGGATACATATTGGCCTTAACTTTAGCAGTACCCATATCTGGTTGGCTGATGAATAAATTTAATGGTAAACGTGTTTTTATCAATGCTGTAATTACTTTTGGAGTTATATCGTTATGCGTTGGTTTGAGCAATTCTGTAACCATGTTTATAGTTTTTAGAATTATTCAAGGATTTAGTGCAGGTATTATCACTACCTTAATGTCCACGTTACTAGTTAAAGTTGCTGGGGAAGCTTATTTAGGACGGGTGATTGCTATTGTGACTACGCCAATGATTTTAGGGCCAATTTTAGGCCCTGTATTAGGAGGCGTATTAATACAATTAGCGACGTGGCAATGGTTATTTTTTATTAACGTCATAGTGACCCTTATTGCGCTGCCTTTGATGATGAAAAATTTACCTGAATTTGAACCTTTTAAGAAACACCGTGAATTAGACATTGTGGGATTAATCATTTTAGCTATACTGACAGTCACAATTATTTACGGTGTTACATGTGCTGCCCAATATAATACATTTAGTAATAACAGCACTGAACGCTTTGTAACGATAGGAATTATAATGTTTATTATTTATGTTTTCTATGATCGCTTTAGTAAGAGGTCTACCGTATTACCAATAGAATTATTTAAGACGAGAAATTTTGCCGCTTCTAGTGCGGGGTTATTGTTAGCTAACATGGCAATTTTAGGGCCGATGATCATATTGCCATTATTCTTTCAAACGTTTAAACACTATACAGAAATACAAGCTGCTATTGCCCTTATACCTCAAGGTGTAGGGATGTTAATTACAAGACCATTTATAGGGAAAGCGACTGATAAATATGGAGCTAAATGTGTACTTATCATTAGTATTCTATTGTCGTTAATCGGTTCAGTACCACTAATATTTATTTCTAATCACACGCCTATGATTTGGATATTATTGACGCTCTTTATACGTGGCTTATGCGTTGGTGGAATAATGCTTCCTTTTACAAGTAATGCCTATAAAGGTCTTAAAGAAGAACAACTACCTGAAGCAGGTGTAGGTGTGAATATTATTGAACAATTAGGTACGACGTTTGGAACGGCAATTATTGCGACAATTGTAGCTAGCCAAGCTAATCATATCCATACGACAACAAACCATTCAATAATAGGTTATCATTGGAGCTTTTTGCTATCAGCTATATTGGTGTTTTGTTTAATTATTCCAAGCATTTTTATTAAAACTTCTGCTAATAACTAA
- a CDS encoding threonine/serine exporter family protein gives MFWILNLIFSYAASLFFGVIFDVPKRLYNTAGIVGASGWMVYIFFSEGLEIHKIYCSFFGSLALGLLSHIMARLKKEPVIIFMIPGIIPLVPGGLAFDATKNLVLVQFSKAINTMLEVTLIAGAIALGLLFADQLSKLIISGTERTRRKI, from the coding sequence ATGTTTTGGATATTAAATTTAATATTTAGTTATGCTGCGTCCTTGTTTTTCGGCGTTATTTTTGATGTTCCAAAACGCCTCTATAATACTGCAGGCATCGTAGGAGCAAGCGGTTGGATGGTTTACATTTTTTTCTCAGAAGGACTAGAAATTCATAAAATATATTGTAGTTTTTTCGGTAGTTTAGCTTTAGGCTTACTCAGTCATATTATGGCACGCTTAAAAAAAGAACCTGTAATTATTTTTATGATTCCTGGTATTATTCCTTTAGTACCCGGAGGTTTAGCTTTTGATGCTACGAAAAATTTAGTTTTAGTACAATTTAGTAAAGCTATCAATACGATGTTAGAAGTTACTTTAATAGCCGGCGCTATTGCTCTAGGACTATTATTCGCCGATCAATTATCAAAGTTAATAATCTCTGGTACTGAACGTACCCGTCGTAAAATATAA
- the hemQ gene encoding hydrogen peroxide-dependent heme synthase codes for MPQAPETLDGWYSLHLFYAIDWTTLRLVPESERQTLVEELQSFLTKHESARQNNVGDHAFYNITGQKADILLWVLRPELKDLNAVENEFNKLKITDYLIPTYSYVSIIELGNYLAGKSDEDPYENPHIKPRLFPELPTSEYICFYPMDKRRNETYNWYMLPLEKRQELMYNHGKIGRKYAGKIKQFITGSVGLDDYEWGVTLFADDPLQFKKIVYEMRFDETTARYGDFGSFYVGQIIHGEQLPSFFAF; via the coding sequence ATGCCACAAGCACCAGAAACTTTAGATGGTTGGTATAGCTTACATTTATTCTATGCTATAGATTGGACAACTTTACGTTTAGTACCAGAATCTGAACGTCAAACTTTGGTTGAGGAACTTCAATCATTTTTAACTAAGCATGAATCTGCGCGTCAAAATAACGTTGGAGACCATGCATTTTATAATATAACAGGTCAAAAAGCAGATATTTTACTTTGGGTTTTGAGACCTGAATTAAAAGACTTAAATGCGGTTGAAAACGAATTTAACAAATTAAAAATTACGGATTATTTAATTCCAACTTATTCATACGTTTCAATTATTGAACTCGGAAATTATTTAGCAGGTAAATCAGACGAAGACCCATACGAAAACCCGCATATCAAGCCTAGACTATTCCCAGAATTACCAACTTCAGAATATATTTGTTTCTATCCTATGGATAAACGTCGTAATGAAACTTATAACTGGTATATGTTGCCTCTTGAAAAACGCCAAGAATTAATGTATAACCACGGTAAAATCGGACGTAAGTATGCAGGTAAAATCAAGCAATTTATTACTGGTTCTGTCGGTTTAGACGATTATGAATGGGGCGTTACACTATTTGCTGATGACCCATTACAATTCAAAAAAATAGTTTACGAAATGAGATTCGATGAAACTACTGCACGATATGGTGATTTTGGTAGTTTCTATGTAGGCCAAATTATACATGGAGAACAATTACCATCATTCTTTGCATTTTAA
- a CDS encoding DUF423 domain-containing protein: MKLFIILGALNALMSVATGAFGAHGLEGKLSDKYMSVWEKATTYQMYHGLGLIALGIISGTTSINVNWAGWLLFGGIVLFSGSLYILALTQIKILGAITPIGGLMFLAGWLLLVIATIKL; the protein is encoded by the coding sequence ATGAAGCTATTTATAATTTTAGGTGCTTTAAATGCACTAATGTCAGTAGCAACAGGTGCTTTTGGAGCACATGGTTTAGAGGGCAAGTTATCAGATAAATATATGTCAGTTTGGGAAAAAGCAACAACTTATCAAATGTATCATGGTTTAGGCCTTATTGCCCTAGGTATCATTAGCGGTACGACGTCAATCAATGTTAATTGGGCAGGATGGTTACTTTTTGGAGGTATCGTTCTCTTTAGTGGATCATTGTATATATTAGCGTTAACACAAATTAAAATATTAGGTGCAATCACGCCAATTGGTGGCTTGATGTTTTTAGCAGGATGGTTGTTGTTAGTCATCGCAACAATCAAATTGTAA